The window TATATTACACCTagaatcatttcaatagttgcagttataacatgtgtgtcactaactatcattctattggacacatggcccactaatgataatcaacaccgtccaaaaaTTAATATGTAAatcatcagcaccatccaaacattgtccagcacatccaaacattattcatgtaaatcaatcttatgcttgtggtccatccaagacttggaattcaTCATTtctaggcaaagcatatattttagtgggCGTATCACAACCATTGtctcaaaaattacatatcttactaattaaagatattaaagttgatttaataattaaattcaaaccccaataaatatatcaagcataactacttttggattaaagttgattcacaatccagggtgccaaacacacgggCAGGATTTCAAATCCTGGGTGCTCCCAAAGAACATCAACttgttggaaacggattggctactccccctgccaccgggcCCTTggatgatggtcggtgctccgtgggcccaaccatgatgtatgtgtttcatccatttttatagaccattttagtgcttgatcccaaaaatgagagggatataaatcttaggtggatcacaccacaggaaaacaatagtgattggatatccaccattaaaatcctcccaaggcccactactgtttatttgacatccaatatgttgattaggtcatacagacctagatgaagggaaaaaacaaagatcagattgatccaaaacttctatgggccccaaTAATCGTCTacgtttcctgtaatatggtccacttaagattgggatatacctcatttagTCTCGTACCatagaatgatctaaaaaaatagttggacggcatggatgaaacacatacatcatggtggggcccacagagcaccgaccatcagccactggctggtggcagggggagtagccaatccgtttcgcaACTGGTTGTGGAGGATGCTAACCGTACTAGCTGCCTTGCACTTCTAAATACACTGGCCTCACACGTGGAGGTGATGAGCATGTGCGAGGCTGGAGGCTCACCAGGGATCCTCATGTCTAAAAAAATGTGGCCGATCagattatcaggtgggccacacatgtaaaaaAAAGTGGTCTGTTGGTCAGTTTCTCTTAACATTCATTTGTTTGtaatgtgtggcctacctgatgattcCATCAATCTAATTTTATCATACGTGGCATTCACCAAGTGGGAAGCCTGATGAACGGCTCCGATCTTGCACATGCATTCGTGGATGACACGTGTAAGGCGAGTGCAGTTGGTATTCCCCTTTCCACTGTACATAATATTGCGAAAATCAAGGGTCATATTTAATAGTTGTATCCACGCTCTCTAACGGTCGTATTTTTGAATTCTTGAACTCGAAGCCCTAAACCCAAAAACCTCTCTCCCAAATCctcaaacataaaaaagaaaaacaaaagcacTCTAGTTGCATAAAAAAAATCCAGAATCTGTCAAAGAAGAAGAATCTCAAAATAGATCTTAGAAAAGGAAAGCTCCACCATTTTTCGTGCGATCTTATGGCGATTTGTGACCGTGAAGCGATGGAAGAAGAACTGGATTTGAGAGGAGAAGGGGATTTTGTTGTTGTCATAGATTCGGAGACCGACGAATATGATTCCGATGATTCGGAGGACGACCCGTCTTACGACGTGCTGGAAGAGACCCGTTCAGGCCGTTCTAAACTCTCAGAAAAGAAACCGAAGTCCCGGTGAGTTCTTGGCTTTTCAGATCCTTTCTTTGAAATGGTTTTTGGTTTTCAATtgaaggatttttattttattttattattttttttaattttagttaTTGCATTGATTTGGGTTTTCTGTTAAGTGCGGTTAGGGTTTCGAAAGACGTTCTTGAAGAGACCCGTTCCAGCCTTTCGAAGCTCTCATTGAAGAAATCCAAGTCCTGGTAAGATCTCCGCTCTTCAGCTTTTCTCTTTGAAATGGGTTTCTTCAATTGAAGGATTTGTTTGTAGTCATTACattgatttgggttttcttttaaATGGGAGTAGGGTTTCAAAAGAGGTCGATTTGGGGGATGAGGAGGCGACCGAGTCTTTTGATGTGAAAGTTCCGGAACTCAACGAGAAGGATGAGAAATGTTTCGAGATAGTTGAGGAGATTATTCGAGGTTagttggattattattattattattttaaaattttttattttaagattaaaaaaaaaatcaaatgaatttgTTTCTCCTATTCTTGATATTGACTAAAACTGAAATGTAGTATTCCAATACCAGAAGCAGAGAAGAGGGTGTATGTATTAAACTAGTACCTGCAAGTGTCAGTTTTCGAATCCATAACAATGTTACTTAGATTGAGAAGAAACTACACAATGGAGAAAGCAGAAATGAAGCTTGATGATCGGCAAGAAATCTTACTTTATTTATCCATGCCGAAGCATTTTGTGAAATTAAAGAAACCCAACATTTAAAATCATTCTCTCAGATGCTTGAGAGTGGTATTTCTGGAATACGCTTACAAATTTGACTAGAGGCAGAACATGGAACAGCTGACGTTTTGTGTTTTGATGTtttgagaaatttcaaaatttgggtGTTTGATGTAACATTTGATTAATGGGAGGGGGGAATTTTGAGTTTATCGATTACATATTTGAAACTCTTCGTCTAGAAAATTGGCAAAGTTTAAAATCTCTTGTTTATGAGGTTTGCTAGTGCCCCATGCATTCTTCTCCACATGATGAAAACGTGCCAACACGGTATGTGTGTGAGATGTTGCTCTTTTCATAAGGTGGGCCTATCTGGATCAAAAactcaggccagtccactcatttgGGGGGACACGAGTGTAAGTTGGACATGAGCACTTTGCAAGTTGTTTCAAACTATCCATTGTTCTTGCACAGGAGTGGCCATACAGAGTCAATTCACCTGAAATTTTGGTGCTTCTTTGTTTTCATGGTGATACTACCATATGCATGGATCAGATGTCCCACGTGTGTGGGGTACAAGCAAACTTACTTCCATGGAGACATGTACTGATACGATTTCACACACTTCGACAAAAACAGCTGGGCAGTTGGGAAAACTGAAAATGGACCAATGCAAGATTTATCTGAGGAAGTTCGGTTTGAGATTAACCGGCAAGAAGGAAGTTCTTATGGAGCGTATTACAGAGCATTTAGAGTATGTATTATTTTCCTTTTGACATTAACTAGTTGTTTCTAAAATTAGTAATTGTCCAACATGTAATCTACACAACCAAACTAAGTGCATGATGATCCCTACTAACCAAAAATGGCAATAACTCATTGATCTAGTCTGTGGAATGAGATGGGTCACATTCCATGAATCCCATCAGTTCAATTCAAACAGTAAAAAAGGTTATAGACAATGATCTGTGCAACATCCAAGAGGTGAACCATTATCAGTCGGACAGGCTTGATTGTTTCATTTCTTTGTTcttcgttcttttttttttttttgtttgggagTATCAATCAGGTTTGATTGTCATGAATGATGGCCATTGAATAAGTTTGATTATGGAACAATGACCCATCAATCCAACAGTCAAGACTAtggggtcgcatcacatggacagtaAAGATAATCAAAATAATGAATTTCATTCTACATTAGTAAACATGTGTCATAGCCCTTTCCACATGGACAGCACCTATCATCCAAGAGGTGACTCATCATCATTCGGACAGTCAGGCTTGAATGTTCATGATGGCCATTGAATAAGTTTGGTTATTGAACAATGACCCATCTATGCAACAGTCCGTATTGATGGGGTGGCATTGCATGGACAGTAGAGAATCAAAATAAAGAATTTTATTCCACAGTAAAAATGGGTTGTAGCCCCTTTCACGTAGACAGTTACTATCATCCAAGAGGCGACTCATCATCAATCTGATACTCAGGCTTGAATGGTCATGATGGCCATTGAAGAAGTTTGATTATTGAACACTGACCCATTGATTGAAAATTCCAGATAGATGGTGTGGAGCATTGCATTGATGGTATCTATCAAAATAAAGAATTTTATTGTCCAGTTAATAAACATGGGTTGTAGTCCTTTTCacatataaaatattattttctgcATGATTCACCTTACATTCCTCAAATAACATGTCTCAGGGTCATAGATGGGGGTGGTGAGAAGAAGTACCCCATATCTAGCTTTGTCCTAAATTGCAAAGGTATGAATTCTAAATTGAAAAACTGATCATGAAAATAGTATTCGAGTCGATTTTGTGAAAATGTCGATCCACTAATAAGAGTTTGTTGTTCTTTCTCATGTATTTTTATTGATGGATGAATGAGGTTACAATGTTATATGCAGGTGATGCATGTACTGGAGATGTGGTGATGTTTGAACAAAACGTTTACGAATTGTAACCTTCTTTCTGATTCCATCTTTAAAAGCCATAGCCGGATGGTTTTCAACCAGAACTGATGTTATGCACTGCATACTTGGTTTTTCAGTTAGTACCAGTGGGTCCCaatagaccattggtctgttgggtgCCACCATTGGCTGATtgaccatgccccaaaatcttctaaaaatggaTGCCGAGTTTGCCGGGACCCTTCAGCTTTTGTTCTATGCAAATTGATGGCTAGTAAGAGATGCAGCTACAGCTGGTATTCAACTGAAAAAGGCTCATGATTAGCGGTCAGGATCTTCTGATGTGGGAGGTTTTCAGGGCATTCTCCATCCACTAGGCCTACAATGCTATAGATCACTGACTCATGAGTCCCTCTAATACAAATGCAAACTGGAAACTTGAATATACTGTCCATGCCCTTGGCTCAAAGATAGTACAGTTCCCCACAGTAGCTGCCCCTTGTTATTTTCTTATTCTGTTTATCTGTTTCTCCTTTTATTGTGTTGCATTTTCTCAGGTATAGCATAGTATCTAGGAGTGCTACAGGCCCGCCGTGTGGGACCAGGATCGTAGCCGGTCGTATTGTGAAAGAGAGCTATGGTGCTGCCAAGCAGCAGCATACATTTACTGTGAGCTTCCTTTTAACCGCCCTCTTAAAAATGGGAAGAGCTGTACTGGTTTTTAACATAGTTTAACAACTGAAAAATCGACTGGACTCAATGTCCATTCAGGTTGGGTCGACTCAAGACTCAACTGGACACGATGGTTGATAACTACAAACTAAAATAGCAGGAATTGTAAGAAATATTTAAATTAGTTATTTTTGGTATAGGAATGGTGCATAATAGCTTGTTGGTTGAGTACTGCATCTCTAAAAAGTTTGCCAGTATGAATCCTGCCCATGTTAATTTTACTTTTTAATTAAAAGAGGCCTGACAGGGTGAGTTACTCAGTCCAAGTCAGAGCAAGTCATGTTGAGTGGACCCAGTTAGTGAGTCGACTCAATGAGTCTCAATATGACTTTCCAAGTCACTCTCATATTCGAGTTTCCAAGTGATTCAGATAAAAAACTCGCAGAGTTGACTTGGCCAAATTTCGAGTCAAGTCAGCAAGTTTTAGAATTATGGTTTTTAACTTGGGGGCTGTTTGGTGGACGTCTAAAATTATGAGTTTATGTCATCTTTTACTTAATCATCATTATGCATTggagattatatttgtgtttgttAAAGATTCAAAATAACCATGATAACCAACAATCAGGATCtccaatacataattatgattaactaaaatgagatgtacTCATTTTTGAGGCAtctaccaaataggccctaaatagATTCATTGAAACACGATAACACTAACAAGAGGAATACAATCtagaaatataaaaaatgaaatttctttttaaattcaAGTCATCAAGAATGTTATTTTTGTTAGAGAGTATTTTCATGCTCGCAATTGGAAAGAAGAATTAGGGTTGTGTGGAAAACCATAGCGTTGATACCATGTTGTAGAGAGGGATTTTGTGAAAATGGCATGTTAAGGAGAGAATGGCCTACCTTAGCTCTTTTATTAATAATTGAATATACAAAAGATATGATGTATAAGAAGGAAGCATCGATATACATTAGAAGATACTCTTTCTGACAATTTTATCTTATCAATGGGCCTATTTCAAGATTGCAATTACCGGAAGTAAGGAACGATGCCATTTCCAGACATCCATCTTCAAGTGCAAAACATAAATGTTCCCACACAAGTTGGGGCACATGTGTGCAAGACCTAGGTCATTCCTCCTTAGCTGAAAAAATCTGGCTAGTCCATTCATGATCCAAAATCACACTTGTACAAAGCATTGGAAGGTTAGAAACATGACAATCAGTGGTCTACATACGTACATGTGTCacccacacccagatccatagctcaactggcagacagTGGAGATACctagtttcaacacttgaggtcttggtatcgatccctagcgggggtggctaacatggagtgtgtgtactgacatgggtgtgtactaacaagctaacccaaaaaaaaaaaaaaacgtatgtGTCACCTACCAGATGAGTGCACtggcctccttttttttttttttggggtaggGCACAAATTCATTTATGGAGCTGTCTGATGAGCATCCCCAATCTTTCACATATGAGCCATGTCAGCAAATATGGCGTGTTAGGGTTCTGTTTCCTGAAATAGCATCTCATTGAATCTTATTTGACAAAATTTCCCCTAAAATGCTACACTTTCCATTAATATGATTAGATTGAAGTGCTCTGGAGCAAAGGAGAGAAACCACTGCCTCCTCTTCATCCCCTCCTCATTAAGGGAAGAAACCTTTACAGGCTCAAGACAATGCGGCAGGTTAGTTTTGCAAAATCAGCTTTTTCTTGGGTTTTACTGTCTATGTGATTAGTGCAACCATTTATATTGTGATTCCTTATTCCTTTTGTCAATTCTAGAGATGGGCTGATGAAGAGGAAAGGAGGAAGGTTTTGGTTGAGAAGCATTCAAGAGGCTCTCATGCTAGATGTTCTAGAGAAACAAGAATACAACataaggaaatgaggaagatgctTGGTGGCAGCATAAGGTAGGTGAACTTTGCTTTCCTACGATATTATTACTTTCTTTGATAATCATCAAACCATTGCACCTTGAACGAGATGAGATGCATCCGTGGGCAAGCACAAATGCATACATGCGATAAGTTTTCAAGCATTGGATATTAATTTTCTATTTAGGGTACTAATGTTAGCGATAGTCTATTACATTTATGGTTGTTGTCTTGAAGCAGACTTTAATGAGAAAAAATGCTCCAAGCTTTATTTTGAAGtacctattgtgtggtccaatcgCTGATCTCAAAACATACCAGTGGTCCAATGGTCCAAAATAACAGTTAGATATTGGATGGTAGGCCTCATTTTACGGGGATAGGGATCTGTGGGCTACTATAAATGATCAGCAAGAAACCATATCAACGGTCCATACAACAATTATATATTGGATGGATACAATCATACAATCTGGAAAATGTTTTGGGTCCACTCTGGGCTAGTCCCATTGCAGTATAGGTTGAAGAAATATGGGTCCCACACCCCACTGGTGGTAGATCAGGACACATAATTCCTCCTTTTTAAATTGTCCATTGTTTTTTGCTGTGTGGCCCCACACCTGATGAGTTGAATGCAGAGTTGGGCCCGCCTCTCATGCATGAGTTTGAGCGTCCTGCTAAACTTAGCAGAATTCCCCTCATGTCCTGTTCATGGAATCCCAACCTAGTTTAACTGATATTTAACTGTAGTTAATGCACGCTTGAGCAGCCGGTGATTAACTGATCTTTTCATGAATCTCCACTTTATGATTCTTTGCAAGTCTATAACTGCCATCTTGATGATTATCTCAGGATAAAGGAAAAGGAGAACATCAGCACCCACGAACGAAGAAATCATCAGCAACAAAACCCAATTCAACAGAAGGAGATTCGACAACCAAACCCaattcaacaacaacaacatccaAACATATGGACTGGAAGTCATGAACAACAAATCCCAATTCACAGCAATGGGATTCGACAGCCAATCCCAATTCAACAACAACAATCTCATCCAAACATATGGACTGGAAATCATGAACAACAAAACCGAATTCATCGCAACGAGAATCAACAGCCAAACATTCAACAACATCCAAACAAATGGACTCACAGTTCTGAACCACAAAAACCAGTTCACAGCAACGAGAATCGACAGACAAACATTCAACAACAGCATCCAAACATATGGAAGGGTAGCTATGGTTCTGCTAATCGGAGTGATCAAAACCCGTTAGTGGGCGGGAATTGCGTTAATACCATGTGGGGCCTTCGGGCAAGCTCGACACAACGGCAGCTGTGCCCTTTCTACCCACGGGGAAGGTGTTGGTATGGAGATGCCTGCAAGTACCTGCATGAGTAAAGACAGGAGAGAGCAGTCGGCATTTTTGtggcaggggtattttggtcattttacttATCCGGCAGTTTTGTTGGTTTGGGGAGATGGCTTGCATGGCATtgggggcatttttgtcatttcatgGCTTGGTAAATTTTCTTGGCAGTTTTGCTATGTTTGGGATGGTTTGAAATTTTAGAAGATGGGATGGTTTGAAATTTTAGAAGATTTTCAGCCTAAGCTGAGAAGATGTGATTAATCATATTTGAAATATGTACGTATTTTGTCTATCATTTCCCCCTAAACTTTCATTgcaacaatcaatcatcaaaaggCCACCAGTTTCCTGATGTATTTTGGTAATCTgcggagtggggcccaccatttggtaATCCTACCTGTCCATCTCTGATGGGTCCTACGAGATGCTCCGAAAGTCTCAAAtggtgcaagtggggcccatcagagtGCCAATGTTAGCTGTTGTGGCGATtggtgcaagtggggcccatcagattgcAATTGGGTGGACCCACTTTCGGATAATCCAAGCTGTCAAGCTCCCATGAGTGTCCCATCATGGTCTCCAATGGTGCAAGTGTGTGGGGCCAATCAGAGTGAATGGTAGTTGCGCGGTTGTTGTCGCCAATTCAATCAAACTGGATCACTCATGTAATTGATGACCTATATTGGGTTTTCGTATGGTTAAAATGAGCGGACGTGTCAGAGTCTACTCGACTAagtttgattgaattgttggtgtccACTGCGTTGAGTTGAAGAGATTGAAGACTGGTATCAAAGATTGGAGACTGGTATCAAAGATCTAGGGTCCTCTCAACCATTAATATTTGCGCTCCCGTTTAGGTGATTTATAAAACAATAAGGGTTAGTCCTTCCAAATGAGTTTTGTTTACCTTGTGATAATATATGTGCACTTGAGAACTTGTTCTCTCACCAATGCTCTCAGTTTGATATTTCTCAAAGGAGCAAGGATACACATGTAAATAAACGAAGACAAAATGTTaccgattttattaatatttgaaaaTAATGTT of the Magnolia sinica isolate HGM2019 chromosome 7, MsV1, whole genome shotgun sequence genome contains:
- the LOC131250725 gene encoding zinc finger CCCH domain-containing protein 62-like, which codes for MAICDREAMEEELDLRGEGDFVVVIDSETDEYDSDDSEDDPSYDVLEETRSGRSKLSEKKPKSRAVRVSKDVLEETRSSLSKLSLKKSKSWVSKEVDLGDEEATESFDVKVPELNEKDEKCFEIVEEIIRAGQLGKLKMDQCKIYLRKFGLRLTGKKEVLMERITEHLEVIDGGGEKKYPISSFVLNCKGDACTGDVVMFEQNVYELYSIVSRSATGPPCGTRIVAGRIVKESYGAAKQQHTFTIEVLWSKGEKPLPPLHPLLIKGRNLYRLKTMRQRWADEEERRKVLVEKHSRGSHARCSRETRIQHKEMRKMLGGSIRIKEKENISTHERRNHQQQNPIQQKEIRQPNPIQQQQHPNIWTGSHEQQIPIHSNGIRQPIPIQQQQSHPNIWTGNHEQQNRIHRNENQQPNIQQHPNKWTHSSEPQKPVHSNENRQTNIQQQHPNIWKGSYGSANRSDQNPLVGGNCVNTMWGLRASSTQRQLCPFYPRGRCWYGDACKYLHE